From a region of the Coffea arabica cultivar ET-39 chromosome 3e, Coffea Arabica ET-39 HiFi, whole genome shotgun sequence genome:
- the LOC113736422 gene encoding uncharacterized protein, which translates to MASSKNLLFLIGVLFALVLLISSDAAAADQKSNKTTGVHDASSGEVHQDSKSEDRCRHGCCHWYHGHCQRCCRTAEETPEATSGDEDTVTADRCTYGCCRWYNGYCQRCCPPRENCRYGCCSWYNGYCQRCCPPPDTCRYGCCRWYNGYCQRCCPPAGETPEATSGDEVKN; encoded by the exons ATGGCATCTTCAAAAAATTTGCTCTTTCTTATTGGTGTTCTCTTTGCACTTGTGCTCCTCATTTCCTCTGATGCAGCAGCTGCAG ATCAGAAGAGCAATAAAACCACTGGTGTCCACGATGCCAGTTCAGGCGAGGTTCATCAGGATAGCAAAAGCGAAGATCGTTGCAGACATGGTTGCTGCCACTGGTACCATGGACACTGCCAAAGATGCTGTCGAACTGCCGAGGAGACCCCTGAAGCCACATCTGGAGATGAGGATACTGTAACCGCAGATCGTTGCACATATGGTTGCTGCCGCTGGTACAATGGATATTGCCAAAGATGCTGTCCACCTCGTGAGAATTGCAGATATGGTTGCTGCAGCTGGTACAATGGATATTGCCAAAGATGCTGTCCACCTCCTGACACTTGCAGATATGGTTGCTGCCGCTGGTACAATGGATATTGCCAAAGATGCTGTCCACCTGCTGGGGAGACCCCTGAAGCTACATCCGGAGATGAGGTAAAAAATTAA
- the LOC140038357 gene encoding uncharacterized protein, whose translation MSFVHAKCSVEERRELWCSLLNDKPTLHPWCIGGDFNVILAPHEKCGGRPFAIAEGADFMSFMEEAGVFDVGFSGSSFTWSNNRRSRARISKRLDRFLVNGACLDLSDAISVLHLTRHPSDHAPLKISFATRLDNKPRPFRFLNVWTSKPELLEVIRQAWNQNVDGSPLRILCSKLLTTRMAIQSWNKQFFGNIMDTVHVAEIAVQRAEEMVDQNDSDECQIELNKAQAELRHALSIEEQFWRQKVRVKWLKEGDRNSRYFHAVVKQRRVQGMIHCIKNSNGVWMDKEEDIASEAISYFNDLFTGPLDSFSDMLHLIPRMISPEDNGKLESLPTIEEVYQVVKSMDEESAAGPDGFTGKFFIFAWEVIKQDIHNAILSFFCGAELPRFITSTSIVLIPKMSNPQEFSHFRPISLCNFFNKLLSRILADRLAGMLPRIISPQQTGFVKGRNITENFLLAQEVVSGIGKRNRGGNVAMKLDMSKAYDRVAWGHIINVLRSFGFGEIFIDMVWRLLSNVWFSIIINGSSHGFFKSMRGLRQGDPLSPALFIIGAEVLSRGLNNLALQSGFLSFKVPYGCPDITHLAFADDILIFANGSALSLRAIMQVLEAYQRCSGQLINVQKSCYLVHPMLSTARRRVIHRITKFSYKPFPIYYLGFPLYFGRCKSSYFGGVCQSIIGRIQSWKSRLLSFGGKIVLIKHVLESMPVHLRSASVIPGKVFKIIEKTCSSFLWGSSLNESKFHWIRWSQLCYPVDEGGVGFRRLQDVYTAFSSKLWWNFRTRSSLWETFMKAKYCRGLHPCQVELKNKDSSIWRRMVNVSRQVEFSMLWVAKEGACHFWYDNWLGCGALFLQVPVNLELSFHNFINNGHWDVNLLYHTIPKEFVSYILQQPIPEEGSEVEVFWMPTTSRKFSIHSAFQDIRQTRNKSMVFASIWHPRIPFKVSFFMFRLLRGRIPIPDRLCELGFHLPSKCFCCPSASEESIEHLFSNGHTASVVWSYFGGLCGLSPGTSLRSRIVGWWLRSYDSELRRIMGRIIPTIICWQIWKARNKAMFEGAQMRSSAICQAIFLEIQSMVGIHFKQAIRSQSFRQLYDLPNFTVGRVAFKVIRWESKESGRFILNTDGCSKGNPGLGGGGGVLRDSTGLPLFGFSAYFGQTTSLHAEVRALLIGLQTCIQRGFGNICIQSDSLALVRIILRQIQCPWQITREVRQIRHFLEDATCLSHCYREANTVADALSNEGVSHPQQQVRLYDTFSTFPRLARGAIRLDRIGIPSIRKIKHM comes from the coding sequence ATGTCCTTTGTTCATGCAAAGTGTTCGGTGGAGGAGCGTCGAGAATTATGGTGTTCATTGTTAAATGATAAACCTACATTACATCCTTGGTGTATTGGGGGGGACTTTAACGTCATTTTGGCACCTCACGAAAAATGTGGAGGACGTCCATTTGCTATAGCAGAAGGAGCTGATTTCATGTCTTTCATGGAGGAGGCTGGGGTCTTTGATGTAGGGTTTTCAGGATCAAGTTTCACGTGGTCTAATAATCGGAGGAGTAGAGCTCGGATTTCAAAAAGGTTGGACAGATTTTTAGTCAATGGGGCTTGTTTGGATCTCTCTGACGCCATTTCTGTACTCCATTTGACAAGACACCCTTCGGATCATGCTCCGTTGAAGATTTCATTTGCAACTAGGTTGGATAATAAGCCACGCCCTTTCCGTTTTTTGAATGTTTGGACATCCAAACCTGAACTCTTAGAGGTGATTCGCCAAGCTTGGAATCAAAATGTTGATGGATCTCCATTGCGAATCTTATGCTCTAAATTATTGACAACGAGAATGGCTATTCAATCATGGAACAAGCAATTCTTTGGTAACATCATGGACACTGTGCATGTTGCGGAAATTGCGGTACAACGAGCAGAGGAGATGGTTGATCAAAATGACTCAGACGAATGCCAGATTGAGTTAAATAAGGCTCAAGCGGAGCTCCGTCATGCACTGTCAATTGAAGAGCAGTTTTGGAGGCAAAAGGTTAGAGTCAAATGGCTTAAAGAGGGAGATAGGAATTCACGGTATTTTCATGCGGTGGTAAAGCAAAGACGTGTTCAAGGAATGATACATTGCATCAAAAATTCCAATGGAGTTTGGATGGACAAGGAGGAGGACATAGCAAGTGAAGcaatatcatattttaatgATCTTTTCACGGGTCCTTTGGACTCTTTTTCAGATATGTTGCACCTAATTCCTCGTATGATTTCTCCAGAGGACAATGGAAAGCTGGAGTCACTGCCTACGATCGAGGAGGTATATCAAGTAGTAAAATCAATGGATGAGGAAAGTGCTGCTGGCCCGGATGGTTTCAcaggaaaattttttatatttgcgTGGGAAGTGATCAAACAAGATATTCATAATGCAATACTCAGTTTTTTCTGTGGGGCAGAGTTACCTCGGTTTATCACTTCTACCTCGATCGTACTAATTCCAAAGATGTCAAATCCTCAAGAATTTTCTCATTTCAGACCAATCAGTCTATGTAACTTTTTCAATAAGTTGCTTTCCCGGATCTTGGCGGATAGACTGGCTGGAATGTTGCCAAGAATAATTTCCCCCCAGCAAACAGGCTTTGTGAAGGGTCGTAATATAACGGAAAATTTTCTACTGGCTCAGGAGGTGGTTTCGGGTATTGGAAAAAGGAATAGAGGTGGTAATGTGGCTATGAAGCTAGATATGtctaaggcatatgaccggGTTGCTTGGGGTCATATCATCAATGTCCTGagaagttttggatttggggaAATATTTATTGATATGGTATGGCGCTTGCTTTCTAATGTTTGGTTTTCAATTATTATTAATGGGTCTTCACATGGTTTCTTTAAGTCCATGAGAGGACTTCGTCAGGGTGACCCTTTATCACCTGCGCTATTCATTATCGGAGCTGAAGTATTGTCTAGAGGATTGAACAACCTTGCACTGCAATCGGGCTTTTTGAGTTTCAAAGTTCCATATGGTTGTCCAGATATAACTCACTTGGCGTTTGCGGATGATATTCTCATATTTGCAAATGGATCCGCCTTGTCTCTAAGGGCGATCATGCAGGTGTTAGAGGCGTATCAAAGATGTTCGGGACAACTTATTAATGTGCAAAAAAGTTGTTACTTGGTCCATCCAATGTTGTCAACGGCGAGACGGAGGGTGATTCATCGTATCACAAAGTTTTCCTACAAGCCTTTTCCGATATATTATTTAGGGTTTCCGCTCTACTTTGGAAGATGTAAATCATCATATTTTGGAGGAGTGTGCCAGTCTATTATAGGGAGGATTCAATCATGGAAATCAAGGTTACTTTCCTTCGGAGGCAAGATAGTCCTAATCAAGCATGTCTTGGAATCAATGCCAGTGCATCTAAGGTCAGCATCTGTGATCCCGGGTAAGGTGTTTAAAATCATTGAAAAAACCTGCTCATCCTTCCTTTGGGGATCATCACTCAACGAATCAAAGTTTCACTGGATAAGATGGTCTCAACTATGTTATCCGGTTGATGAGGGCGGAGTTGGTTTCCGGAGACTACAAGACGTATACACAGCATTTTCTTCCAAGCTATGGTGGAATTTCCGAACAAGATCGTCGCTATGGGAGACATTCATGAAAGCAAAGTACTGCAGAGGTCTTCATCCTTGTCAGGTAGAACTCAAAAATAAGGACTCCTCAATATGGCGGAGGATGGTAAATGTGAGCCGACAAGTGGAGTTTTCTATGTTATGGGTTGCAAAAGAGGGGGCGTGTCATTTTTGGTATGATAACTGGCTAGGATGTGGTGCTTTGTTCTTACAAGTGCCAGTTAACCTAGAGTTGTCATTCCATAATTTCATAAACAATGGTCACTGGGATGTGAACCTTTTATATCACACAATACCAAAGGAGTTTGTGTCCTACATATTACAACAACCCATTCCGGAAGAAGGGAGTGAAGTGGAAGTCTTTTGGATGCCTACAacatctagaaaattttccataCATTCAGCGTTTCAAGATATTAGGCAGACTCGAAATAAGTCGATGGTTTttgcttcgatttggcatcctCGTATCCCTTTCaaagtttcattttttatgTTCAGATTGTTGCGAGGAAGGATACCGATACCAGATAGGCTATGTGAACTTGGTTTTCATTTACCGTCCAAGTGTTTCTGTTGTCCTTCGGCATCCGAGGAGTCTATTGAGCATTTATTCTCCAACGGCCACACAGCGTCGGTAgtttggagttattttggaggattATGTGGATTAAGCCCAGGAACTTCTTTGCGCTCTCGTATAGTAGGGTGGTGGTTGAGGTCGTATGATTCTGAGTTACGGCGGATTATGGGCCGAATTATTCCTACTATTATTTGTTGGCAAATTTGGAAggcaagaaataaagcaatgttTGAAGGTGCTCAAATGCGATCATCTGCAATTTGCCAAgcaattttcttggaaattcagTCCATGGTAGGGATTCATTTCAAACAAGCAATCCGATCACAGTCCTTCCGACAACTGTATGATTTGCCGAATTTTACTGTTGGAAGGGTTGCCTTCAAAGTTATTCGCTGGGAGTCAAAGGAGTCAGGGCGGTTCATACTAAATACAGATGGTTGTTCTAAGGGTAATCCAGGACtaggtggaggtggtggtgttCTAAGGGATTCAACGGGATTACCACTCTTTGGTTTCTCGGCCTATTTTGGACAAACTACAAGTCTCCATGCAGAAGTTCGGGCACTTCTCATTGGTCTTCAAACGTGTATACAAAGGGGATTTGGGAATATATGTATACAATCGGACTCATTGGCCTTAGTTCGAATTATTCTTCGTCAAATTCAGTGTCCATGGCAGATTACAAGGGAGGTCAGACAGATTCGGCATTTTTTGGAGGACGCAACTTGTTTATCACATTGTTATCGGGAGGCTAACACAGTTGCTGATGCGTTGTCCAATGAGGGGGTATCTCATCCACAACAACAAGTCAGGTTATATGACACCTTTTCTACGTTCCCAAGACTGGCTCGTGGGGCAATACGTCTAGACAGAATAGGAATACCTTCAATTCGGAAAATTAAACATATGTAG